From one Parambassis ranga chromosome 5, fParRan2.1, whole genome shotgun sequence genomic stretch:
- the tma7 gene encoding translation machinery-associated protein 7 gives MSGREGGKKKPLKAPKKQNKDIDDDDAAFKQKQKEDQKALEALKAKASGKGPLSSGGIKKSGKK, from the exons ATGTCTGGCAGAGAAG GAGGCAAGAAAAAGCCACTGAAAGCGCCCAAGAAACAGAACAAGGACATCGATGAC GATGATGCTGCCTTCAAGCAGAAGCAGAAGGAAGATCAGAAGGCCCTGGAGGCGTTGAAGGCGAAAGCGTCTGGAAAAGGACCTCTAA GCAGTGGCGGCATTAAGAAATCTGGAAAGAAGTAA
- the dnase1l4.1 gene encoding deoxyribonuclease 1 like 4, tandem duplicate 1 — MKVASFNIQKFGKNKVSDPDVLKILIKIVSRYDIIVILEVVDASGKSVNTFMEALNKSNSKQRYSLKISSRLGRADYKEQFMFLYRDDMVDLVDTYQFDDVSSGEGDVFARDPYILRFRCHNTVLEDLVIIPVHTKPEDSEKELDELYDVFQHVTKKWKTDNVMILGDFNADGSYVSKSDMKTIRIRSDKNFHWLIGDDVDTTVSTKNNHTYDRIVVYEDDMLQAVVPNSAKPFNFQAAFKLTNEQALKVSDHYPVEVELKSKTKDEPDEGVKAQKKSNKK, encoded by the exons ATGAAGGTTGCTTCATTTAACATCCAGAAGTTTGGGAAAAACAAAGTGTCTGATCCAGATGTTCTCAAGATCCTGATTAAG ATTGTGTCTCGATATGACATCATTGTGATCCTGGAGGTGGTGGATGCCAGTGGAAAGTCTGTCAACACCTTCATGGAAGCACTTAACAA ATCCAACAGCAAACAGAGGTACTCTCTGAAAATCAGCAGTCGTCTGGGCCGAGCTGACTACAAGGAGCAGTTCATGTTCTTGTACAG ggatGATATGGTGGACTTGGTGGACACCTATCAGTTTGATGATGTGTCGAGTGGAGAAGGAGACGTTTTTGCCAGAGATCCATACATCCTCAGATTTAGGTGTCACAACACAG TACTGGAGGACCTGGTGATAATCCCTGTTCACACCAAACCAGAGGACTCAGAGAAGGAGCTGGATGAACTCTATGACGTCTTCCAGCATGTGACGAAGAAGTGGAAGACAGAT AACGTGATGATCCTTGGCGACTTCAATGCAGACGGTTCATATGTTTCCAAGAGTGACATGAAGACCATCCGTATCCGTAGCGACAAGAACTTCCACTGGCTGATTGGAGATGATGTTGACACCACAGTGAGCActaaaaacaaccacacataCGACAG GATCGTGGTCTATGAAGACGACATGCTGCAGGCCGTCGTACCAAACTCTGCCAAACCCTTCAACTTCCAGGCGGCATTTAAACTCACTAACGAGCAG GCTTTGAAAGTGAGCGATCACTATCcagtggaggtggagctgaAATCCAAAACCAAAGATGAGCCTGATG AAGGTGTGAAAGCTCAGAAGAAAAGCAATAAAAAATAG
- the ccdc51 gene encoding mitochondrial potassium channel, whose protein sequence is MRHRGAQVYLWTHGSCCLARLSMPSHITPLRYYSAHQPPGPPPPTNPSPPDGKSGAEVVKERAVTVLQHAGELGRQWGQKSAQTATATVNYWWERYEEFVGLNEIREAQTKVTEAEAALMVARGIVRETHLSLEAMQGRLKEVRDRLDRVSREEAHYLELATLEHKLLQEERRLRTAYENAEGSEREKFALFSAAVRESHEKERTRAERTKNWSIIGSVLGALIGVIGSTYVNRVRLQELKNLLLEAQKGPQSLQEALKVHAGNHRSQQEELRSLIDSLRLALNDAFTQKNAFLQEKGSPTANSPSVPLSALKDLHTGSQRTASLLESLSPQLGQLEQGLGRVESELLSVRRLLETRPHVEKQAGQQQFQRAEKGVQLQSEAMVSHLEETQRMLREQIRTNTVFNAVFTYTASALTISAVYLLLRGTG, encoded by the exons ATGAG GCACAGAGGAGCTCAAGTGTATCTCTGGACTCATGGCTCCTGCTGTCTGGCCCGCCTCTCGATGCCTAGCCACATCACTCCTCTCAGATACTACAGTGCTCACCAACCACCTGGCCCACCCCCACCTACTAACCCTTCCCCTCCTGATGGCaagagtggagctgaggtggtgAAGGAGCGTGCTGTGACTGTCTTACAG CATGCAGGTGAGTTGGGGAGGCAGTGGGGTCAGAAGTCAGCTCAGACAGCCACTGCCACAGTCAACTACTGGTGGGAGAGGTACGAGGAGTTTGTGGGGCTGAACGAGATCCGTGAGGCTCAGACaaaggtcacagag GCTGAAGCAGCACTCATGGTAGCCAGAGGAATAGTGCGTGAGACTCACTTAAGCCTAGAGGCCATGCAGGGCAGACTGAAGGAGGTCAGAGACCGGCTGGACAGAGTCTCCCGGGAGGAGGCTCACTACCTGGAGCTGGCCACGCTGGAGCACAAACTGCTGCAG GAGGAGCGCCGCCTGCGGACAGCGTATGAGAAtgcagaaggatcagagagggagAAGTTTGCCTTGTTTTCAGCGGCCGTCAGAGAGAGTCACGAAAAGGAGAGGACTAGAGCGGAACGCACAAAGAACTGGTCCATCATTGGCTCAGTGCTCGGAGCTCTGATTGGAGTTATAGGGTCAACATATGTCAACCGTGTCCGTCTGCAG GAGCTTAAAaatctgctgctggaggctcaAAAAGGTCCACAGAGCCTGCAGGAAGCCCTCAAAGTCCACGCTGGAAACCATCGCtcccagcaggaggagctgcgaTCACTCATCGACAGCCTCAGGCTTGCTCTGAATGATGCCTTTACTCAGAAGAATGCCTTCCTTCAGGAGAAAGGAAGTCCAACTGCAAACTCACCCTCTGTGCCtctttcagcattaaaagaccTCCATACCGGCAGCCAAAGGACCGCATCCCTTCTGGAGTCTCTTTCTCCACAACTAGGACAGCTGGAGCAAGGACTCGGCAGAGTTGAGAGTGAACTGTTGTCAGTGAGACGGCTGCTGGAAACCAGGCCTCATGTTGAAAAGCAGGCTGGGCAGCAGCAGtttcagagagcagagaaaggggTCCAGTTGCAGTCAGAGGCAATGGTGAGCCATCTGGAGGAGACTCAGAGGATGCTGCGAGAACAAATCAGgacaaacactgtttttaatgcagtgtTCACCTACACCGCCTCTGCCCTCACCATCTCTGCTGTGTACCTGCTGCTCAGAGGAACTGGTTAG